One part of the Sulfolobus tengchongensis genome encodes these proteins:
- a CDS encoding APC family permease — protein MTEQGKVSTEHPDKLLRKELTLLDLTFLGLGAIIGSGWLFAALDAAAYAGPSAVLAWIIGGIFIIFIGLAYAELGSAIPKTGGIVRYPHYTHGSYTGYILGFLYLLSAMTVPAIEAEAAITYITTISPSLSSLLTATVSGVTILTLPGVGLATLLLIVFFFINYFGIKVLGKTNTGITFWKLILPTITFLLLLIAFNAKNFSSYGGLFPSQVAGASSGIVGASAMLYAIPSTGIVFAYLGFRQPVEYAGEAKNPQRDVARAIILSLLIAIVIYTMLQVSFIGAINWQAANITPGNWSGLLSSPWSHGPFYDEINAMGKSLGLAGLIYWGYLLLIDAVVSPSGTGLIYIGTTTRTFYGISTDGYFPQLFQKLNKHRIPIWSLIAALILGFIFLLPFPSWYLLVGFISSATVFTYIMGGIGLQTLRRTAPDLKRKIKISGASVIAPIATIAAILIVYWSGFTTLYYVLTALFVGVPIFWMYYAVRELKMNLAAGISLGIAQLLANIGIAYFGYVNIIAAPSTTPLSDLVTSFILYFLGFLAMLVVPTIIGYVMVNEKGKQYIGSGFWLIGLILTIYIVSFFGGFGPLGSAAPIPFPWDTIVAAVIAIAFHYAAVYSGFRTDEIEHIIKDQLEEG, from the coding sequence ATGACAGAGCAAGGTAAAGTTTCGACGGAACATCCGGATAAATTATTAAGAAAGGAACTAACCCTATTAGACTTAACGTTTTTAGGTCTAGGAGCGATAATAGGGTCTGGTTGGCTATTTGCAGCGTTAGATGCTGCAGCTTACGCAGGCCCATCTGCGGTATTAGCGTGGATTATAGGAGGAATCTTCATAATTTTCATAGGCTTAGCTTATGCTGAATTAGGAAGTGCTATACCTAAAACAGGAGGAATCGTTAGATATCCTCATTATACTCACGGAAGTTATACTGGCTATATTCTAGGATTTTTATATTTATTATCTGCAATGACAGTACCTGCAATTGAAGCTGAAGCTGCAATAACATACATTACAACTATTAGCCCATCTTTAAGTAGCTTACTGACTGCTACAGTTTCTGGCGTAACAATATTGACTCTTCCCGGTGTTGGATTAGCTACTCTGTTGTTAATAGTGTTCTTCTTTATAAATTATTTCGGAATAAAGGTTCTAGGAAAGACGAATACTGGAATAACGTTCTGGAAACTTATATTGCCAACTATTACTTTCCTTTTACTATTAATAGCTTTTAATGCGAAAAATTTCTCCTCTTATGGCGGTCTATTTCCATCTCAAGTAGCTGGAGCGTCCTCTGGAATTGTAGGGGCATCAGCTATGCTTTATGCAATACCAAGTACTGGAATAGTTTTTGCATATTTAGGATTTAGACAACCAGTGGAATATGCTGGAGAGGCTAAAAATCCTCAACGAGATGTAGCTAGAGCAATAATCTTGTCTCTTCTCATAGCTATTGTAATTTACACAATGCTTCAAGTTTCGTTCATAGGCGCAATAAATTGGCAGGCCGCAAATATAACCCCAGGCAATTGGAGCGGATTACTATCGAGTCCATGGTCTCATGGACCGTTTTACGATGAAATAAATGCCATGGGTAAATCGTTAGGTTTAGCTGGTCTAATATATTGGGGTTATTTATTACTCATAGATGCAGTAGTATCACCTAGTGGTACGGGGTTAATTTACATTGGAACAACAACAAGAACGTTTTATGGCATATCCACAGATGGCTATTTCCCACAACTATTTCAGAAATTAAATAAGCACAGAATACCTATATGGTCGCTAATTGCTGCATTAATATTAGGCTTTATATTCTTACTTCCATTCCCGAGCTGGTACTTATTAGTGGGATTTATTTCATCTGCAACTGTCTTTACATACATAATGGGAGGAATTGGACTACAGACTCTAAGAAGGACTGCACCAGATTTAAAGAGAAAGATAAAGATAAGTGGTGCTAGTGTAATTGCACCAATAGCAACTATTGCGGCAATATTAATAGTTTATTGGTCTGGGTTTACTACACTATATTACGTATTAACAGCGTTATTTGTAGGAGTTCCAATATTCTGGATGTATTATGCCGTAAGAGAATTGAAAATGAATTTAGCTGCGGGAATTTCATTAGGAATTGCCCAGTTATTAGCTAATATAGGAATAGCCTATTTCGGTTATGTTAACATAATCGCCGCACCTTCGACTACTCCTTTAAGTGACCTAGTTACGAGCTTCATCTTATATTTCCTAGGATTCTTAGCAATGTTAGTAGTGCCAACCATAATTGGCTATGTTATGGTGAATGAAAAGGGCAAACAATACATAGGAAGTGGCTTCTGGTTAATAGGTTTAATATTGACAATTTATATAGTAAGCTTCTTCGGAGGCTTTGGACCATTAGGATCAGCAGCTCCGATACCGTTTCCATGGGATACCATAGTTGCAGCAGTAATAGCAATTGCCTTCCATTATGCCGCAGTTTATAGTGGTTTCAGAACCGATGAAATAGAACACATAATCAAAGATCAGTTGGAAGAGGGGTAA
- a CDS encoding DsbA family protein: MVVKITFFHDVLCPFCFVTSRRLRKVVSEFKDDVVVKHKAFMIISSLEDLKAAAPTEEEAREIFKQEFSIIKRYYPDYDPEKIINKGKITWVWSLPPLMACKAAEYQKGDEGYWAYFDKAQEKFFLEGENVNDDEVLIQIAKEIGLDVERFKADFKSKRVRMSVYEDEAEAHAMGIRGVPALLVNDYWLIRGVQEEDFIRSVIEDLLTNGGEPKKVKLKAYWEAT; this comes from the coding sequence ATGGTTGTAAAAATAACGTTCTTTCACGATGTACTATGCCCGTTTTGCTTTGTCACCTCAAGGAGATTAAGAAAGGTGGTAAGTGAGTTTAAGGATGACGTTGTAGTTAAACATAAAGCATTTATGATAATATCCTCCTTAGAGGATCTGAAAGCCGCTGCACCAACAGAAGAGGAAGCGAGAGAGATCTTCAAGCAGGAGTTCTCTATTATTAAGAGGTATTATCCAGATTATGATCCAGAAAAAATAATAAATAAGGGTAAAATTACTTGGGTTTGGTCCCTTCCTCCATTAATGGCTTGTAAGGCTGCTGAATATCAAAAAGGTGATGAAGGATACTGGGCTTACTTTGATAAAGCTCAAGAGAAGTTCTTTTTAGAGGGCGAGAATGTTAATGATGACGAGGTCTTAATTCAGATTGCGAAAGAAATAGGTTTAGATGTGGAAAGATTTAAGGCTGATTTTAAATCTAAAAGAGTTAGAATGTCGGTTTATGAGGACGAGGCTGAAGCTCATGCAATGGGAATTAGGGGAGTTCCAGCTCTTTTAGTTAACGATTATTGGCTTATAAGAGGGGTTCAAGAGGAAGATTTCATTAGGTCAGTGATAGAGGATCTTTTAACTAATGGAGGAGAACCAAAGAAAGTGAAACTAAAAGCTTATTGGGAAGCTACTTAA
- a CDS encoding CBS domain-containing protein — translation MYKPIKDFMTTPVFQVEANTSLQEVCKLMLERGVGSVIVTEQGTPKGIFTDRDAVKAIAMGLSSTDEVRLASTMGNLVVVDENTDVFEALKIMASNKIRHLPVKDKNGNIIGMFAITDVHRVYG, via the coding sequence ATGTATAAACCTATAAAGGACTTTATGACAACTCCTGTTTTTCAAGTCGAAGCTAATACCTCGCTCCAAGAAGTTTGTAAATTAATGTTAGAAAGGGGAGTAGGTTCTGTAATAGTAACAGAGCAAGGTACTCCTAAAGGTATATTTACCGACAGAGATGCTGTTAAGGCTATTGCAATGGGTTTAAGTTCCACTGATGAAGTTAGACTAGCTTCAACCATGGGAAATTTAGTAGTTGTTGACGAGAATACTGACGTTTTTGAAGCTCTGAAAATAATGGCATCTAATAAGATAAGGCATTTACCAGTTAAGGATAAGAATGGAAATATTATAGGAATGTTCGCAATAACTGATGTACATAGAGTTTATGGTTAA
- a CDS encoding CoA transferase subunit A produces the protein MDNKLVSMEEAVKLVRDGDSITISGISIHRNPMAFIYALVREGVRNLYFIDREPGFGLEVLLKYGMIRKLRVAMSTLEWFSGIPVYFRKMIENGEVEVLEDTCGAFIAGIRAGSFGVPFMPVKGIIGSDLIRIHEREGTWKVIEDPFNGEKVVLVKAINPDVAVIHVNRADEEGNAEILGPLYEDEYKAKASRKVIITAEEIVAKSYFYGKRPTINGEYVTAVVHTPRGAEPTSMFPLYDADYEKIIEFLEHF, from the coding sequence ATGGATAATAAACTTGTTAGTATGGAAGAAGCTGTGAAATTAGTAAGAGATGGGGACTCTATAACAATAAGTGGTATAAGTATACATAGGAATCCCATGGCATTTATATACGCATTAGTGAGAGAAGGGGTACGTAATTTATACTTCATAGATAGAGAACCAGGCTTTGGACTAGAAGTCTTACTGAAGTACGGCATGATAAGAAAACTGAGAGTAGCTATGTCTACCTTAGAGTGGTTCTCAGGCATTCCGGTCTATTTCAGAAAAATGATTGAAAATGGAGAGGTTGAAGTTTTAGAAGATACGTGTGGTGCATTTATTGCAGGCATAAGAGCTGGAAGCTTCGGTGTACCGTTTATGCCAGTAAAAGGTATAATCGGCTCTGATCTAATAAGAATTCATGAGAGAGAAGGCACATGGAAAGTTATAGAAGATCCTTTCAATGGAGAAAAGGTAGTTCTGGTTAAAGCCATTAACCCAGACGTTGCCGTAATCCACGTAAATAGGGCGGATGAGGAAGGGAATGCCGAAATTCTTGGGCCATTATATGAAGATGAATATAAGGCTAAAGCATCTAGGAAGGTTATTATAACAGCAGAGGAGATTGTAGCTAAGTCTTACTTTTATGGGAAAAGGCCAACTATAAATGGGGAATATGTTACTGCAGTTGTTCATACGCCAAGAGGTGCAGAGCCCACTAGCATGTTTCCACTTTATGATGCGGATTACGAGAAAATTATTGAGTTTCTAGAACACTTCTGA
- a CDS encoding CoA-transferase subunit beta: MKGYSIDYVIKAISTLLEDGELVYVGLNSIPALIGTFMARDLYGKKIRILGVAEASNPVKVKLSPSTGDPFFVESSPVMITADSFDLAQKGKLDVMFLGPAQIDEETNVNLTAIGSYENPKVKLPGGAATAFILPLVRKAILWNLRHSKKSLVKKVDFISGTAKFSNNKVFLVTNLGILSYDRGNRKWYIDAVYPFSSYNQIVENTEFQVDRKDSERVIELTDEDVKFINSIDPYKLRSVLETQ, translated from the coding sequence ATGAAAGGCTATAGCATAGATTACGTAATAAAAGCCATATCAACTTTGTTGGAAGATGGTGAATTAGTGTATGTTGGGTTAAATTCAATTCCAGCTTTAATAGGAACGTTTATGGCTAGGGATCTTTACGGAAAAAAGATAAGAATTTTAGGTGTTGCAGAAGCGTCAAATCCCGTTAAAGTTAAGCTATCTCCATCAACTGGAGATCCATTCTTCGTTGAGTCATCTCCAGTGATGATAACTGCGGATTCATTTGACTTAGCACAAAAAGGGAAACTTGATGTAATGTTTTTAGGCCCAGCTCAGATAGATGAAGAGACTAATGTTAACTTAACTGCAATAGGGAGTTATGAAAATCCAAAAGTTAAATTGCCTGGCGGTGCTGCGACTGCATTCATATTACCTCTAGTGAGAAAAGCCATCTTATGGAACTTAAGGCACTCTAAAAAATCGTTAGTGAAAAAGGTAGATTTTATTAGTGGAACGGCTAAATTCTCAAACAATAAGGTATTTTTAGTTACAAATTTAGGAATACTGAGTTACGATAGAGGGAATAGGAAATGGTACATAGATGCCGTATATCCTTTCAGTTCATATAATCAAATAGTTGAAAATACAGAATTTCAAGTAGATAGAAAAGACAGTGAAAGAGTAATAGAATTGACAGATGAAGATGTGAAGTTTATAAATAGCATAGATCCTTATAAACTCAGAAGTGTTCTAGAAACTCAATAA
- a CDS encoding tRNA (guanine-N1)-methyltransferase, giving the protein MILGKIFAKYLKDNFGVESLKLTTLRKFFRTGYLQSIAINSIIYDYGIVEREDYGRVVANENEIKVLKGNGTEKTNYVVLKNGKIRVPNEIIPSEPQFIIDLGLSNVLTDEEKTSLREQLQLTVKAIREYLCDYNLKFAHVYYSLKLEGKNKVETIDHIPKERAIVLNPYGDVVANEEIIRGSRFFIIGGIVDKGRRLTNATSELARRYDYLDLPQVKITLRDSVVGVPDRINKIVEILLKVINGLRLEEAIISSQSNADKVNRLVRELNRLEKIDQESISNLKNWLKVNDKLFNLALKKSKFKDQSNSS; this is encoded by the coding sequence ATGATATTAGGCAAAATATTCGCAAAATATCTGAAGGACAACTTCGGAGTTGAGTCGTTAAAACTGACTACCTTGAGAAAATTCTTTAGAACGGGCTATCTACAATCAATTGCAATAAACAGCATAATATATGATTATGGTATAGTTGAAAGGGAAGATTATGGGAGAGTTGTAGCTAACGAAAATGAAATAAAGGTGCTAAAGGGTAATGGTACTGAAAAAACAAATTACGTTGTATTAAAAAATGGAAAAATAAGAGTACCTAATGAAATTATTCCGTCCGAACCACAATTTATAATAGATTTAGGATTATCAAATGTATTAACTGATGAGGAGAAAACGAGCTTAAGAGAACAACTTCAATTGACAGTAAAGGCTATTAGAGAATATTTATGCGATTACAATCTAAAGTTCGCTCATGTATACTACTCTTTAAAGCTAGAAGGAAAGAACAAAGTAGAAACTATTGATCATATACCTAAGGAAAGGGCTATAGTCTTAAATCCCTATGGAGACGTAGTTGCTAATGAAGAAATAATAAGGGGTTCTAGATTCTTCATAATAGGCGGAATAGTAGATAAGGGAAGAAGACTCACAAATGCTACCTCTGAGCTGGCTAGAAGATATGACTATCTAGATTTACCACAAGTCAAGATTACATTAAGGGATTCAGTAGTAGGTGTGCCAGATAGGATAAATAAAATAGTAGAAATACTATTAAAGGTTATAAATGGACTTAGATTAGAAGAGGCAATAATATCATCACAGTCTAATGCAGATAAAGTAAATAGGTTGGTCAGAGAGCTAAACAGATTAGAAAAAATTGATCAAGAGAGTATTAGTAATTTAAAAAATTGGTTAAAAGTTAACGATAAGTTATTCAATCTAGCATTAAAGAAAAGCAAATTTAAGGATCAATCAAACTCTTCTTGA
- a CDS encoding VWA domain-containing protein: MTIILNVKQTHNYVYSDKPTEVGFVIYITPHQNAVVSNIHYIIMIDNSPSMQGEKLNTAVQSAQKLLSTLPSGNYVTIILFSNHPEVKYQGPSGALINFEVGKGYTTRLHEAINFALNLAKQSQVPTKIIMLTDGKPTDKRNVKDYEKLEVPQNTQIITIGIGRDYNENILKKLADKSAGKFYHIENISELQDIFENQRSISTYATNLQLTVPQGFIPFNYDLPIRIPIVDKLTPVYGVLTIPPGNSPFTITFTADYIDPVDNQRKTSSKAIILQRSTSQVAESHIDKDVLLEIKYYRLLREYSEALYRGNDTTKILNELKKVAEETKRKELIEETRKLGSDKKSDLSEVTRKMRQ, encoded by the coding sequence ATGACTATCATATTAAACGTAAAACAAACTCATAATTACGTTTACTCTGACAAACCAACTGAGGTAGGCTTCGTTATATATATTACTCCTCACCAAAACGCCGTAGTTAGCAATATACACTACATCATAATGATCGACAATAGCCCATCAATGCAGGGAGAGAAGCTTAATACCGCAGTACAATCAGCCCAAAAGCTTTTATCTACTTTGCCTTCCGGGAACTATGTTACAATAATTTTATTCTCTAATCATCCAGAGGTAAAGTATCAAGGACCTAGCGGAGCGCTCATAAACTTTGAAGTTGGGAAAGGATATACGACTAGACTTCATGAGGCAATTAATTTTGCACTTAACTTAGCTAAGCAATCGCAGGTTCCTACAAAAATAATAATGCTAACGGATGGTAAACCTACAGATAAAAGAAACGTTAAAGATTATGAAAAGCTTGAAGTCCCGCAAAATACTCAGATAATCACAATTGGAATAGGAAGGGATTACAATGAAAATATACTTAAAAAGTTAGCAGACAAGTCAGCTGGGAAATTTTATCACATAGAAAATATTTCTGAATTACAAGATATTTTTGAAAATCAACGATCTATCTCAACATACGCTACAAATTTACAATTGACAGTTCCCCAAGGCTTTATACCATTTAATTATGATCTCCCAATAAGAATACCTATAGTGGATAAGTTAACCCCTGTTTACGGTGTTCTCACAATACCTCCTGGTAATAGTCCATTCACAATTACGTTTACTGCAGACTACATTGATCCCGTAGATAATCAAAGAAAAACTTCATCTAAAGCTATAATATTACAAAGATCTACTTCTCAAGTTGCAGAAAGTCACATTGATAAGGACGTTCTACTTGAAATAAAATATTATAGACTACTGAGAGAATATTCAGAGGCGTTATACAGAGGAAATGACACTACTAAGATTCTTAACGAGCTCAAAAAAGTAGCTGAGGAAACTAAAAGAAAAGAACTAATAGAAGAGACAAGGAAACTAGGTTCTGATAAAAAGAGTGATTTATCAGAAGTAACAAGAAAGATGCGACAATGA
- a CDS encoding FHA domain-containing protein — MTWKCTVCGYENTDDTLFCIKCGAKRTEQSAEQAPAVQQTVEQQPVSQSSEQPVQQQPVLEPQQVNTEQAPVQQPEQQLMSQSVVSQPVATTANKYYLMFINTPNPAFNKTKLPLDFDIFPSISIGRSPENVVVIPDPEVSRRHAVISLENGELYLEDLNSTNGTYVYDGKVFQPVKGKIKIQVNSIIKLGNNTVVRIVGE, encoded by the coding sequence ATGACATGGAAATGCACCGTTTGTGGATATGAGAATACAGATGATACTCTATTCTGTATTAAATGCGGTGCTAAAAGAACAGAACAATCAGCAGAACAAGCACCTGCAGTTCAGCAGACCGTTGAACAGCAACCAGTATCACAGTCTTCAGAGCAGCCAGTTCAGCAACAACCAGTATTGGAACCTCAACAAGTCAATACAGAACAAGCACCTGTTCAACAACCAGAACAACAACTCATGTCTCAATCAGTAGTCTCACAACCGGTAGCAACTACGGCAAACAAGTACTATCTTATGTTTATAAATACTCCTAATCCGGCTTTTAATAAGACAAAATTACCACTAGATTTCGATATATTTCCTTCTATTTCGATAGGTAGGAGTCCAGAGAACGTGGTAGTTATTCCAGATCCTGAAGTATCAAGGAGGCACGCAGTTATAAGCTTAGAAAATGGGGAATTATATCTAGAAGATCTTAATAGTACTAATGGTACCTATGTGTATGACGGAAAGGTATTTCAGCCAGTTAAGGGAAAAATAAAGATCCAAGTTAATTCCATCATAAAACTGGGTAACAACACTGTAGTGAGAATTGTGGGAGAATGA
- a CDS encoding metallophosphoesterase, which yields MMNLEEVKNIVNNALEVLKSKFDSPFVGEIKVDGTVIFVGDTHGAIDVSSKVISDFAEKADLVVFLGDYVDRGEDQLGNLLLILRKMIENPNKYIILRGNHESPIANEYYGFKKEIAEKLGEENYSMFVDLFSYMPYAVVVNDYFCVHGGLAIGLEKVEEIRKLPRPDVNPDDPLAFQLLWNDPREGLEDPDFLPSTRGEGIYFFGERIVNNFLESNSLKGIIRGHEVADGFRIDMNGKVITVFSSRYHNMRAGVLVMKKDGSFDYIYV from the coding sequence ATGATGAATTTAGAGGAAGTTAAGAATATTGTAAATAATGCACTTGAGGTTTTAAAATCAAAGTTTGATTCCCCTTTTGTGGGAGAGATAAAAGTAGATGGTACTGTGATTTTCGTTGGGGATACGCACGGAGCAATAGATGTGAGTAGTAAGGTCATTTCTGATTTTGCTGAAAAAGCTGATCTAGTTGTATTTTTAGGCGACTATGTAGATAGAGGAGAAGATCAATTAGGTAACTTGCTATTGATTTTACGTAAAATGATAGAGAATCCCAACAAGTACATTATTTTAAGAGGAAACCATGAGAGTCCAATAGCTAATGAATATTATGGTTTTAAAAAAGAGATTGCAGAGAAATTAGGAGAGGAAAATTATAGTATGTTTGTGGACCTCTTTTCTTATATGCCTTATGCAGTTGTAGTTAATGATTACTTTTGCGTTCATGGCGGTTTAGCCATTGGTTTGGAAAAAGTAGAAGAGATAAGAAAATTACCTAGGCCAGATGTTAATCCAGACGATCCGTTAGCTTTCCAATTATTGTGGAACGATCCTAGAGAAGGACTAGAAGATCCAGACTTCTTACCCAGTACGAGAGGAGAAGGTATATATTTCTTTGGTGAACGTATTGTCAATAATTTTCTAGAAAGCAATTCTTTGAAAGGGATAATAAGGGGTCATGAAGTAGCAGATGGATTTAGGATTGATATGAATGGTAAAGTAATTACAGTTTTTTCTAGTAGATATCATAACATGAGAGCTGGTGTTTTAGTTATGAAAAAAGATGGTAGTTTTGATTATATCTATGTTTAG
- a CDS encoding VWA domain-containing protein translates to MTLSLRVDTSHKYSYNADVRYIFKVLLVPEKLGSATGFHYIIALDTSGSMSGYKIELAKQGAIELFKRIPKGNKVSFITFSSEVKTIKEFVDPLDLSNEIMQIVAGGQTALYTAILTANNLAKKYQVPTYLLLLTDGNPTDETNMENYLKIPYYEKMQVYSFGIGDDYNEQLLQNISDKTAGVMYHISDANEIPQKLPQKAVTQIAAKNVTVDIVSEGSIKLLNYSSSPVKVNGIENVVKIFGETILPANYEGNFLTVKVNYEDPVTNKQEALLQVVQIKKAPDQNTFTSGINTDLISEYRYYELLDKYAKQVQAEQLVEATKTLSQLNEIAQQTRRIDFIETTRRLSQGLETTKRIGTVEQTKRLSKEVTSEVTRKLREG, encoded by the coding sequence ATGACTCTCTCGTTAAGAGTAGATACAAGTCATAAATATTCATATAATGCAGATGTTAGATATATCTTTAAGGTATTATTGGTACCAGAGAAGTTGGGTTCTGCTACCGGCTTCCATTACATAATTGCTTTAGATACTAGTGGATCGATGTCCGGTTACAAAATAGAATTAGCCAAACAAGGCGCAATAGAGTTATTTAAACGTATTCCTAAGGGTAATAAGGTTTCCTTTATCACGTTCTCATCAGAAGTTAAGACCATTAAAGAGTTTGTAGATCCTCTAGATCTATCTAATGAAATAATGCAAATAGTAGCTGGCGGGCAAACAGCACTTTATACGGCGATTTTAACTGCGAATAATTTAGCTAAGAAGTATCAGGTACCTACATATTTATTACTACTAACTGATGGAAATCCAACAGACGAGACTAATATGGAGAATTATCTGAAGATTCCCTACTATGAAAAAATGCAGGTGTATTCGTTTGGAATAGGGGATGATTATAATGAGCAATTGTTACAGAATATTAGCGATAAAACTGCAGGTGTGATGTATCATATTTCAGATGCTAATGAAATACCTCAGAAATTACCCCAGAAAGCAGTAACGCAAATAGCTGCTAAGAACGTTACTGTTGATATAGTGTCAGAAGGTAGTATCAAACTCTTAAATTATTCCTCGTCCCCAGTAAAGGTAAATGGGATTGAAAACGTTGTAAAAATATTTGGCGAGACAATATTACCTGCAAATTATGAAGGGAACTTTTTAACTGTGAAGGTAAATTATGAAGATCCTGTCACCAATAAGCAAGAGGCGTTATTACAAGTAGTTCAAATAAAGAAGGCTCCGGATCAGAATACGTTTACATCGGGTATAAACACTGACTTGATTAGTGAATACAGATACTATGAGTTGTTAGACAAGTACGCTAAGCAAGTTCAAGCAGAACAGCTGGTTGAAGCTACGAAGACTTTAAGTCAGTTAAACGAAATAGCTCAACAAACTAGGCGAATAGATTTTATTGAAACTACTAGAAGGTTGTCACAAGGCTTAGAAACTACTAAAAGAATTGGTACCGTGGAACAAACTAAGAGATTGTCTAAAGAAGTTACTAGTGAGGTCACTAGGAAACTTAGGGAAGGGTAA
- a CDS encoding DUF402 domain-containing protein, translated as MKGKVRIRGIYATALTLIFSSLSYEIVQQSIQIAERFMQEVKNVPADITIKDYEEDRGKLIIMGNGVNHDDLLNIFKYSSILRSPVKLYSVIDVDENCTYMNFKVEPCIREGLVIKPPYDGKIIVSEVKAVSKYAMLWRGKGITTFSEYIKDEYDKLRLLALSKPLNRKGYNVKWRSNAKYATLDELKEDLEKLLLKFENRDFKEQGEDFYLITLSLPDKLYLDEVRREVINTINFHHMLKLSYNKEVDLVEDRNEKPIKLLEDLIMDFMSIEHVKVDGRTIHLKGGKVIEKQVSEGGYRILLRRELSGNGVLDGIGKTIEDGDYDIVEYNSDKWYQIHKYYNINNSLKGIYINISTPPELLRGKIRYLDLEIDIAIKDSEVLVLDEDEFHKKSAYMPPSLINKTKEIVSYLIEQIKQNKLL; from the coding sequence ATGAAAGGAAAAGTTAGAATAAGAGGAATTTACGCTACTGCATTAACGTTAATTTTTTCTTCCTTATCTTATGAGATAGTACAACAGTCAATTCAGATAGCAGAAAGATTTATGCAAGAAGTCAAAAATGTTCCTGCTGATATTACAATAAAAGATTACGAAGAAGATAGAGGAAAATTAATCATAATGGGAAATGGAGTTAATCATGATGATCTATTAAATATTTTCAAATATTCGTCTATATTGAGAAGTCCAGTTAAGCTATATTCAGTAATAGATGTAGATGAAAACTGTACTTACATGAATTTCAAGGTAGAGCCTTGTATAAGAGAAGGATTAGTTATAAAACCGCCCTATGATGGTAAGATAATAGTAAGTGAAGTAAAAGCTGTGAGTAAATATGCAATGCTCTGGAGAGGAAAGGGAATAACGACTTTTTCAGAGTATATAAAGGATGAATATGATAAGCTGAGATTATTAGCTTTAAGTAAGCCATTAAATAGAAAAGGATATAACGTTAAGTGGAGAAGTAATGCTAAATACGCAACTCTAGATGAGCTGAAGGAAGATCTAGAGAAGTTATTATTAAAGTTCGAAAATAGGGATTTTAAGGAACAAGGAGAGGATTTCTATTTAATAACCCTATCATTACCAGATAAGTTATATCTAGATGAAGTTAGGAGAGAAGTTATAAACACTATAAACTTTCATCATATGCTAAAACTAAGTTATAACAAGGAGGTTGATTTAGTTGAAGATCGTAATGAAAAACCAATAAAACTCCTAGAAGATTTAATTATGGATTTTATGAGTATAGAGCATGTTAAAGTTGATGGAAGAACCATTCACTTAAAGGGAGGTAAAGTGATAGAAAAACAGGTTAGTGAGGGCGGATATAGAATTTTACTGAGACGTGAATTAAGTGGAAATGGAGTCCTAGATGGTATAGGAAAAACTATAGAAGATGGGGATTACGACATAGTAGAATATAATTCTGATAAATGGTACCAGATCCACAAATATTATAATATAAACAACTCCCTTAAAGGAATCTACATCAATATTTCAACGCCACCAGAGTTATTAAGGGGAAAGATAAGATACTTGGATCTGGAAATAGACATTGCTATCAAAGACTCTGAAGTATTAGTGCTAGATGAGGATGAGTTCCATAAAAAGAGTGCTTATATGCCACCTTCTCTGATTAATAAAACTAAAGAGATAGTTAGCTATTTGATAGAGCAGATTAAGCAGAATAAGCTACTTTAA